Proteins encoded by one window of Camelus dromedarius isolate mCamDro1 chromosome 27, mCamDro1.pat, whole genome shotgun sequence:
- the HOOK2 gene encoding protein Hook homolog 2 isoform X5 — protein sequence MSVDKAELCGSLLTWLQTFHVPSPCTSPQDLSSGLAVAYVLNQIDPSWFNEAWLQGISDDPGSNWRLKVSNLKTILQSLVEYSQDVLGHPILEQHLPDVSLIGEFSDPEELGKLLQLVLGCAISCEKKQEHIQRIMTLEESVQHVVMEAIQELMTKDTSDSLSLETYGNFDSQSRRYYFLSEEADEGDELRQRCLDLERQLVLLSDEKQSLAQENALLRERVGRSESEGATGLTTKKLLLLQSQLEQLQEENFRLESGREDERLHCAELEREVTELQQRNQALTSLAQEAQALKDEMDELRQSSERAGQLEATLSSCRRRLGELRELRRQVRQLEERNAGHAERTRQLEDELRRAGSLRTQLEAQRRQVQELQGQRQEEAMKAEKWLFECRNLEEKYESVTKEKERLLAERDSLREANEELRCAQMQPRGLTQADPSLDATSPAVENLAAEILPAELRETLLRLQLENKRLCQQEAADRERQEELQRHLEEANRARHGLETQHRLNQQQLSELRAQVEDLQKALQEQGGKTEDSTLLKRKLEEHLQKLHEADLELQRKREYIEELEPPADSSTARRIEELQHSLQKKDADLRAMEERYRRYVDKARTVIQTLEPKQRLPGGGPPELHALRTQLQERDVHIRHLEMDFEKSRSQREQEEKLLISAWYNMGMALQQRAGEERAPAHAQSFLAQQRLATNARRGPLGRLASLNMRPTDKH from the exons ATGAGCGTGGACAAGGCCGAGCTATGCGGGTCTCTGCTCACCTGG TTGCAGACGTTCCATGTCCCGTCCCCCTGTACCAGCCCCCAGGACCTGAGCAGTGGCCTCGCAGTAGCCTATGTGCTGAACCAGAT AGACCCTTCCTGGTTCAACGAGGCGTGGCTCCAGGGCATCTCAGACGACCCAGGTTCCAACTGGAGGCTGAAG GTCAGCAATCTGAAGACAATCTTACAGAGCCTGGTAGAGTACTCCCAGGAT gTCCTGGGGCATCCCATTTTGGAGCAGCACCTTCCAGACGTGAGCCTCATTGGCGAGTTCTCAGACCCAGAAGAACTTGGCAAGCTGCTTCAACTGGTGTTGGGCTGTGCCATCAGTTGCGAGAAAAAGCAGG AGCACATCCAGAGAATCATGACACTAGAAGAATCAGTTCAGCATGTGGTGATGGAAGCCATCCAGGAG CTCATGACCAAAGACACCTCTGACTCCCTGTCATTGGAGACATATGGGAACTTTGATAGTCAG TCCCGCAGGTACTACTTCCTGAGTGAGGAGGCTGACGAGGGGGATGAGCTGCGGCAGCGCTGTCTGGACCTGGAGCGGCAG CTGGTACTCCTGTCAGACGAGAAGCAGAGCCTGGCTCAGGAAAACGCGCTGCTGAGGGAGCGGGTGGGCCGGTCGGAGAGTGAGGGTGCCACTGGCCTCACCACCAAGAAGCTGCTGTTGCTGCAGTCCCAGCTGGAGCAGCTGCAGGAGGAGAACTTCAG GCTGGAGAGCGGCAGGGAGGATGAGCGTCTGCACTGTGCCGAGCTGGAACGGGAGGTCACTGAGCTGCAGCAGCGGAACCAGGCGCTGACCAGCCTGGCCCAGGAGGCGCAGGCCCTGAAGGATGAAATGGATGAGCTTCG GCAGTCCTCGGAGCGTGCTGGGCAGCTGGAGGCCACGCTGAGCAGCTGCCGGCGCCGCCTGGGCGAGCTGCGGGAGTTGCGGCGGCAGGTGCGGCAGCTGGAGGAGCGCAATGCTGGCCACGCCGAGCGCACGCGGCAGCTGGAGGATGAGCTGCGCCGGGCCGGCTCCCTGCGCACCCAGCTAGAGGCTCAGCGGCGGCAG GTTCAGGAACTGCAGGGCCAGCGGCAGGAGGAAGCCATGAAAGCCGAGAAATGGCTATTCGAGTGCCGCAATCTGGAGGAAAAGTATGAGTCGGTGACGAAGGAGAAGGAG CGGCTGTTGGCAGAGCGGGACTCCCTGCGGGAGGCCAATGAGGAGCTGCGCTGCGCCCAGATGCAGCCTCGGGGGCTGACCCAGGCCG ACCCCTCACTGGACGCCACCTCACCGGCTGTGGAAAACTTAGCAGCTGAGATCCTACCTGCGGAGCTCAG GGAGACACTCCTGCGGCTTCAGCTGGAGAACAAGCGCCTGTGCCAGCAGGAGGCGGCCGATCGGGAGCGGCAGGAGGAGCTGCAGCGCCACCTGGAGGAGGCCAACCGTGCGCGCCACGGGCTGGAGACGCAGCACCG gcTGAACCAGCAGCAGCTGTCGGAGCTGCGGGCCCAGGTGGAGGACCTGCAGAAGGCCCTGCAGGAGCAGGGGGGCAAGACTGAGGAC TCAACACTGCTgaagaggaagctggaggaaCATCT GCAGAAGCTGCACGAGGCAGATTTGGAGCTGCAGCGGAAGCGCGAATACATCGAGGAGCTGGAGCCTCCTGCAGACAGCAGCA CAGCCCGGCGTATTGAGGAGCTGCAGCACAGCCTGCAGAAGAAGGACGCAGACTTGCGGGCCATGGAGGAGCGGTACCGCCGCTACGTGGACAAGGCACGCACG GTCATACAGACCCTGGAACCCAAGCAGCGGCTGCCTGGGGGGGGTCCCCCAGAACTCCATGCCCTGAGGACACAACTCCAGGAGCGGGATGTCCACATCCGGCACTTAGAG ATGGACTTTGAGAAGAGTCGAAGTCAGCGGGAGCAGGAAGAAAAGCTGCTCATCAGTGCCTGGTATAATATG ggcaTGGCTCTGCAGCAGCGAGCTGGGGAAGAGCGGGCACCCGCCCATGCCCAGTCGTTCCTGGCACAGCAGCGGCTGGCCACCAATGCTCGCCGAGGACCTCTGGGACGCCTAGCATCCCTGAACATGCGCCCCACTGACAAGCACTGA
- the HOOK2 gene encoding protein Hook homolog 2 isoform X4, translated as MSVDKAELCGSLLTWLQTFHVPSPCTSPQDLSSGLAVAYVLNQIDPSWFNEAWLQGISDDPGSNWRLKVSNLKTILQSLVEYSQDVLGHPILEQHLPDVSLIGEFSDPEELGKLLQLVLGCAISCEKKQEHIQRIMTLEESVQHVVMEAIQELMTKDTSDSLSLETYGNFDSQSRRYYFLSEEADEGDELRQRCLDLERQLVLLSDEKQSLAQENALLRERVGRSESEGATGLTTKKLLLLQSQLEQLQEENFRLESGREDERLHCAELEREVTELQQRNQALTSLAQEAQALKDEMDELRQSSERAGQLEATLSSCRRRLGELRELRRQVRQLEERNAGHAERTRQLEDELRRAGSLRTQLEAQRRQVQELQGQRQEEAMKAEKWLFECRNLEEKYESVTKEKERLLAERDSLREANEELRCAQMQPRGLTQADPSLDATSPAVENLAAEILPAELRETLLRLQLENKRLCQQEAADRERQEELQRHLEEANRARHGLETQHRLNQQQLSELRAQVEDLQKALQEQGGKTEDSTLLKRKLEEHLQKLHEADLELQRKREYIEELEPPADSSTARRIEELQHSLQKKDADLRAMEERYRRYVDKARTVIQTLEPKQRLPGGGPPELHALRTQLQERDVHIRHLEQMDFEKSRSQREQEEKLLISAWYNMGMALQQRAGEERAPAHAQSFLAQQRLATNARRGPLGRLASLNMRPTDKH; from the exons ATGAGCGTGGACAAGGCCGAGCTATGCGGGTCTCTGCTCACCTGG TTGCAGACGTTCCATGTCCCGTCCCCCTGTACCAGCCCCCAGGACCTGAGCAGTGGCCTCGCAGTAGCCTATGTGCTGAACCAGAT AGACCCTTCCTGGTTCAACGAGGCGTGGCTCCAGGGCATCTCAGACGACCCAGGTTCCAACTGGAGGCTGAAG GTCAGCAATCTGAAGACAATCTTACAGAGCCTGGTAGAGTACTCCCAGGAT gTCCTGGGGCATCCCATTTTGGAGCAGCACCTTCCAGACGTGAGCCTCATTGGCGAGTTCTCAGACCCAGAAGAACTTGGCAAGCTGCTTCAACTGGTGTTGGGCTGTGCCATCAGTTGCGAGAAAAAGCAGG AGCACATCCAGAGAATCATGACACTAGAAGAATCAGTTCAGCATGTGGTGATGGAAGCCATCCAGGAG CTCATGACCAAAGACACCTCTGACTCCCTGTCATTGGAGACATATGGGAACTTTGATAGTCAG TCCCGCAGGTACTACTTCCTGAGTGAGGAGGCTGACGAGGGGGATGAGCTGCGGCAGCGCTGTCTGGACCTGGAGCGGCAG CTGGTACTCCTGTCAGACGAGAAGCAGAGCCTGGCTCAGGAAAACGCGCTGCTGAGGGAGCGGGTGGGCCGGTCGGAGAGTGAGGGTGCCACTGGCCTCACCACCAAGAAGCTGCTGTTGCTGCAGTCCCAGCTGGAGCAGCTGCAGGAGGAGAACTTCAG GCTGGAGAGCGGCAGGGAGGATGAGCGTCTGCACTGTGCCGAGCTGGAACGGGAGGTCACTGAGCTGCAGCAGCGGAACCAGGCGCTGACCAGCCTGGCCCAGGAGGCGCAGGCCCTGAAGGATGAAATGGATGAGCTTCG GCAGTCCTCGGAGCGTGCTGGGCAGCTGGAGGCCACGCTGAGCAGCTGCCGGCGCCGCCTGGGCGAGCTGCGGGAGTTGCGGCGGCAGGTGCGGCAGCTGGAGGAGCGCAATGCTGGCCACGCCGAGCGCACGCGGCAGCTGGAGGATGAGCTGCGCCGGGCCGGCTCCCTGCGCACCCAGCTAGAGGCTCAGCGGCGGCAG GTTCAGGAACTGCAGGGCCAGCGGCAGGAGGAAGCCATGAAAGCCGAGAAATGGCTATTCGAGTGCCGCAATCTGGAGGAAAAGTATGAGTCGGTGACGAAGGAGAAGGAG CGGCTGTTGGCAGAGCGGGACTCCCTGCGGGAGGCCAATGAGGAGCTGCGCTGCGCCCAGATGCAGCCTCGGGGGCTGACCCAGGCCG ACCCCTCACTGGACGCCACCTCACCGGCTGTGGAAAACTTAGCAGCTGAGATCCTACCTGCGGAGCTCAG GGAGACACTCCTGCGGCTTCAGCTGGAGAACAAGCGCCTGTGCCAGCAGGAGGCGGCCGATCGGGAGCGGCAGGAGGAGCTGCAGCGCCACCTGGAGGAGGCCAACCGTGCGCGCCACGGGCTGGAGACGCAGCACCG gcTGAACCAGCAGCAGCTGTCGGAGCTGCGGGCCCAGGTGGAGGACCTGCAGAAGGCCCTGCAGGAGCAGGGGGGCAAGACTGAGGAC TCAACACTGCTgaagaggaagctggaggaaCATCT GCAGAAGCTGCACGAGGCAGATTTGGAGCTGCAGCGGAAGCGCGAATACATCGAGGAGCTGGAGCCTCCTGCAGACAGCAGCA CAGCCCGGCGTATTGAGGAGCTGCAGCACAGCCTGCAGAAGAAGGACGCAGACTTGCGGGCCATGGAGGAGCGGTACCGCCGCTACGTGGACAAGGCACGCACG GTCATACAGACCCTGGAACCCAAGCAGCGGCTGCCTGGGGGGGGTCCCCCAGAACTCCATGCCCTGAGGACACAACTCCAGGAGCGGGATGTCCACATCCGGCACTTAGAG CAGATGGACTTTGAGAAGAGTCGAAGTCAGCGGGAGCAGGAAGAAAAGCTGCTCATCAGTGCCTGGTATAATATG ggcaTGGCTCTGCAGCAGCGAGCTGGGGAAGAGCGGGCACCCGCCCATGCCCAGTCGTTCCTGGCACAGCAGCGGCTGGCCACCAATGCTCGCCGAGGACCTCTGGGACGCCTAGCATCCCTGAACATGCGCCCCACTGACAAGCACTGA
- the HOOK2 gene encoding protein Hook homolog 2 isoform X2 encodes MIGFWGHVIEIGGQQGQAARQVTPRKGDIQTENGAKQDEMTRDWEVRQRKEDGVDTFKVGAAWPLLGAFGTWTQLLAPSQVSNLKTILQSLVEYSQDVLGHPILEQHLPDVSLIGEFSDPEELGKLLQLVLGCAISCEKKQEHIQRIMTLEESVQHVVMEAIQELMTKDTSDSLSLETYGNFDSQSRRYYFLSEEADEGDELRQRCLDLERQLVLLSDEKQSLAQENALLRERVGRSESEGATGLTTKKLLLLQSQLEQLQEENFRLESGREDERLHCAELEREVTELQQRNQALTSLAQEAQALKDEMDELRQSSERAGQLEATLSSCRRRLGELRELRRQVRQLEERNAGHAERTRQLEDELRRAGSLRTQLEAQRRQVQELQGQRQEEAMKAEKWLFECRNLEEKYESVTKEKERLLAERDSLREANEELRCAQMQPRGLTQADPSLDATSPAVENLAAEILPAELRETLLRLQLENKRLCQQEAADRERQEELQRHLEEANRARHGLETQHRLNQQQLSELRAQVEDLQKALQEQGGKTEDSTLLKRKLEEHLQKLHEADLELQRKREYIEELEPPADSSTARRIEELQHSLQKKDADLRAMEERYRRYVDKARTVIQTLEPKQRLPGGGPPELHALRTQLQERDVHIRHLEMDFEKSRSQREQEEKLLISAWYNMGMALQQRAGEERAPAHAQSFLAQQRLATNARRGPLGRLASLNMRPTDKH; translated from the exons ATGATTGGATTCTGGGGACACGTGATTGAGATAGGTGGACAACAAGGGCAGGCAGCCAGACAGGTCACCCCTAGGAAAGGGGACATTCAGACAGAGAATGGGGCCAAACAGGATGAGATGACCAGAGATTGGGAGgtgaggcagaggaaagaggatgGGGTAGACACATTCAAGGTAGGGGCTGCCTGGCCTCTTCTGGGAGCCTTTGGGACCTGGACACAACTCCTTGCCCCTTCCCAGGTCAGCAATCTGAAGACAATCTTACAGAGCCTGGTAGAGTACTCCCAGGAT gTCCTGGGGCATCCCATTTTGGAGCAGCACCTTCCAGACGTGAGCCTCATTGGCGAGTTCTCAGACCCAGAAGAACTTGGCAAGCTGCTTCAACTGGTGTTGGGCTGTGCCATCAGTTGCGAGAAAAAGCAGG AGCACATCCAGAGAATCATGACACTAGAAGAATCAGTTCAGCATGTGGTGATGGAAGCCATCCAGGAG CTCATGACCAAAGACACCTCTGACTCCCTGTCATTGGAGACATATGGGAACTTTGATAGTCAG TCCCGCAGGTACTACTTCCTGAGTGAGGAGGCTGACGAGGGGGATGAGCTGCGGCAGCGCTGTCTGGACCTGGAGCGGCAG CTGGTACTCCTGTCAGACGAGAAGCAGAGCCTGGCTCAGGAAAACGCGCTGCTGAGGGAGCGGGTGGGCCGGTCGGAGAGTGAGGGTGCCACTGGCCTCACCACCAAGAAGCTGCTGTTGCTGCAGTCCCAGCTGGAGCAGCTGCAGGAGGAGAACTTCAG GCTGGAGAGCGGCAGGGAGGATGAGCGTCTGCACTGTGCCGAGCTGGAACGGGAGGTCACTGAGCTGCAGCAGCGGAACCAGGCGCTGACCAGCCTGGCCCAGGAGGCGCAGGCCCTGAAGGATGAAATGGATGAGCTTCG GCAGTCCTCGGAGCGTGCTGGGCAGCTGGAGGCCACGCTGAGCAGCTGCCGGCGCCGCCTGGGCGAGCTGCGGGAGTTGCGGCGGCAGGTGCGGCAGCTGGAGGAGCGCAATGCTGGCCACGCCGAGCGCACGCGGCAGCTGGAGGATGAGCTGCGCCGGGCCGGCTCCCTGCGCACCCAGCTAGAGGCTCAGCGGCGGCAG GTTCAGGAACTGCAGGGCCAGCGGCAGGAGGAAGCCATGAAAGCCGAGAAATGGCTATTCGAGTGCCGCAATCTGGAGGAAAAGTATGAGTCGGTGACGAAGGAGAAGGAG CGGCTGTTGGCAGAGCGGGACTCCCTGCGGGAGGCCAATGAGGAGCTGCGCTGCGCCCAGATGCAGCCTCGGGGGCTGACCCAGGCCG ACCCCTCACTGGACGCCACCTCACCGGCTGTGGAAAACTTAGCAGCTGAGATCCTACCTGCGGAGCTCAG GGAGACACTCCTGCGGCTTCAGCTGGAGAACAAGCGCCTGTGCCAGCAGGAGGCGGCCGATCGGGAGCGGCAGGAGGAGCTGCAGCGCCACCTGGAGGAGGCCAACCGTGCGCGCCACGGGCTGGAGACGCAGCACCG gcTGAACCAGCAGCAGCTGTCGGAGCTGCGGGCCCAGGTGGAGGACCTGCAGAAGGCCCTGCAGGAGCAGGGGGGCAAGACTGAGGAC TCAACACTGCTgaagaggaagctggaggaaCATCT GCAGAAGCTGCACGAGGCAGATTTGGAGCTGCAGCGGAAGCGCGAATACATCGAGGAGCTGGAGCCTCCTGCAGACAGCAGCA CAGCCCGGCGTATTGAGGAGCTGCAGCACAGCCTGCAGAAGAAGGACGCAGACTTGCGGGCCATGGAGGAGCGGTACCGCCGCTACGTGGACAAGGCACGCACG GTCATACAGACCCTGGAACCCAAGCAGCGGCTGCCTGGGGGGGGTCCCCCAGAACTCCATGCCCTGAGGACACAACTCCAGGAGCGGGATGTCCACATCCGGCACTTAGAG ATGGACTTTGAGAAGAGTCGAAGTCAGCGGGAGCAGGAAGAAAAGCTGCTCATCAGTGCCTGGTATAATATG ggcaTGGCTCTGCAGCAGCGAGCTGGGGAAGAGCGGGCACCCGCCCATGCCCAGTCGTTCCTGGCACAGCAGCGGCTGGCCACCAATGCTCGCCGAGGACCTCTGGGACGCCTAGCATCCCTGAACATGCGCCCCACTGACAAGCACTGA
- the HOOK2 gene encoding protein Hook homolog 2 isoform X1, which produces MIGFWGHVIEIGGQQGQAARQVTPRKGDIQTENGAKQDEMTRDWEVRQRKEDGVDTFKVGAAWPLLGAFGTWTQLLAPSQVSNLKTILQSLVEYSQDVLGHPILEQHLPDVSLIGEFSDPEELGKLLQLVLGCAISCEKKQEHIQRIMTLEESVQHVVMEAIQELMTKDTSDSLSLETYGNFDSQSRRYYFLSEEADEGDELRQRCLDLERQLVLLSDEKQSLAQENALLRERVGRSESEGATGLTTKKLLLLQSQLEQLQEENFRLESGREDERLHCAELEREVTELQQRNQALTSLAQEAQALKDEMDELRQSSERAGQLEATLSSCRRRLGELRELRRQVRQLEERNAGHAERTRQLEDELRRAGSLRTQLEAQRRQVQELQGQRQEEAMKAEKWLFECRNLEEKYESVTKEKERLLAERDSLREANEELRCAQMQPRGLTQADPSLDATSPAVENLAAEILPAELRETLLRLQLENKRLCQQEAADRERQEELQRHLEEANRARHGLETQHRLNQQQLSELRAQVEDLQKALQEQGGKTEDSTLLKRKLEEHLQKLHEADLELQRKREYIEELEPPADSSTARRIEELQHSLQKKDADLRAMEERYRRYVDKARTVIQTLEPKQRLPGGGPPELHALRTQLQERDVHIRHLEQMDFEKSRSQREQEEKLLISAWYNMGMALQQRAGEERAPAHAQSFLAQQRLATNARRGPLGRLASLNMRPTDKH; this is translated from the exons ATGATTGGATTCTGGGGACACGTGATTGAGATAGGTGGACAACAAGGGCAGGCAGCCAGACAGGTCACCCCTAGGAAAGGGGACATTCAGACAGAGAATGGGGCCAAACAGGATGAGATGACCAGAGATTGGGAGgtgaggcagaggaaagaggatgGGGTAGACACATTCAAGGTAGGGGCTGCCTGGCCTCTTCTGGGAGCCTTTGGGACCTGGACACAACTCCTTGCCCCTTCCCAGGTCAGCAATCTGAAGACAATCTTACAGAGCCTGGTAGAGTACTCCCAGGAT gTCCTGGGGCATCCCATTTTGGAGCAGCACCTTCCAGACGTGAGCCTCATTGGCGAGTTCTCAGACCCAGAAGAACTTGGCAAGCTGCTTCAACTGGTGTTGGGCTGTGCCATCAGTTGCGAGAAAAAGCAGG AGCACATCCAGAGAATCATGACACTAGAAGAATCAGTTCAGCATGTGGTGATGGAAGCCATCCAGGAG CTCATGACCAAAGACACCTCTGACTCCCTGTCATTGGAGACATATGGGAACTTTGATAGTCAG TCCCGCAGGTACTACTTCCTGAGTGAGGAGGCTGACGAGGGGGATGAGCTGCGGCAGCGCTGTCTGGACCTGGAGCGGCAG CTGGTACTCCTGTCAGACGAGAAGCAGAGCCTGGCTCAGGAAAACGCGCTGCTGAGGGAGCGGGTGGGCCGGTCGGAGAGTGAGGGTGCCACTGGCCTCACCACCAAGAAGCTGCTGTTGCTGCAGTCCCAGCTGGAGCAGCTGCAGGAGGAGAACTTCAG GCTGGAGAGCGGCAGGGAGGATGAGCGTCTGCACTGTGCCGAGCTGGAACGGGAGGTCACTGAGCTGCAGCAGCGGAACCAGGCGCTGACCAGCCTGGCCCAGGAGGCGCAGGCCCTGAAGGATGAAATGGATGAGCTTCG GCAGTCCTCGGAGCGTGCTGGGCAGCTGGAGGCCACGCTGAGCAGCTGCCGGCGCCGCCTGGGCGAGCTGCGGGAGTTGCGGCGGCAGGTGCGGCAGCTGGAGGAGCGCAATGCTGGCCACGCCGAGCGCACGCGGCAGCTGGAGGATGAGCTGCGCCGGGCCGGCTCCCTGCGCACCCAGCTAGAGGCTCAGCGGCGGCAG GTTCAGGAACTGCAGGGCCAGCGGCAGGAGGAAGCCATGAAAGCCGAGAAATGGCTATTCGAGTGCCGCAATCTGGAGGAAAAGTATGAGTCGGTGACGAAGGAGAAGGAG CGGCTGTTGGCAGAGCGGGACTCCCTGCGGGAGGCCAATGAGGAGCTGCGCTGCGCCCAGATGCAGCCTCGGGGGCTGACCCAGGCCG ACCCCTCACTGGACGCCACCTCACCGGCTGTGGAAAACTTAGCAGCTGAGATCCTACCTGCGGAGCTCAG GGAGACACTCCTGCGGCTTCAGCTGGAGAACAAGCGCCTGTGCCAGCAGGAGGCGGCCGATCGGGAGCGGCAGGAGGAGCTGCAGCGCCACCTGGAGGAGGCCAACCGTGCGCGCCACGGGCTGGAGACGCAGCACCG gcTGAACCAGCAGCAGCTGTCGGAGCTGCGGGCCCAGGTGGAGGACCTGCAGAAGGCCCTGCAGGAGCAGGGGGGCAAGACTGAGGAC TCAACACTGCTgaagaggaagctggaggaaCATCT GCAGAAGCTGCACGAGGCAGATTTGGAGCTGCAGCGGAAGCGCGAATACATCGAGGAGCTGGAGCCTCCTGCAGACAGCAGCA CAGCCCGGCGTATTGAGGAGCTGCAGCACAGCCTGCAGAAGAAGGACGCAGACTTGCGGGCCATGGAGGAGCGGTACCGCCGCTACGTGGACAAGGCACGCACG GTCATACAGACCCTGGAACCCAAGCAGCGGCTGCCTGGGGGGGGTCCCCCAGAACTCCATGCCCTGAGGACACAACTCCAGGAGCGGGATGTCCACATCCGGCACTTAGAG CAGATGGACTTTGAGAAGAGTCGAAGTCAGCGGGAGCAGGAAGAAAAGCTGCTCATCAGTGCCTGGTATAATATG ggcaTGGCTCTGCAGCAGCGAGCTGGGGAAGAGCGGGCACCCGCCCATGCCCAGTCGTTCCTGGCACAGCAGCGGCTGGCCACCAATGCTCGCCGAGGACCTCTGGGACGCCTAGCATCCCTGAACATGCGCCCCACTGACAAGCACTGA
- the HOOK2 gene encoding protein Hook homolog 2 isoform X3, which produces MIGFWGHVIEIGGQQGQAARQVTPRKGDIQTENGAKQDEMTRDWEVRQRKEDGVDTFKVGAAWPLLGAFGTWTQLLAPSQVSNLKTILQSLVEYSQDVLGHPILEQHLPDVSLIGEFSDPEELGKLLQLVLGCAISCEKKQEHIQRIMTLEESVQHVVMEAIQELMTKDTSDSLSLETYGNFDSQSRRYYFLSEEADEGDELRQRCLDLERQLVLLSDEKQSLAQENALLRERVGRSESEGATGLTTKKLLLLQSQLEQLQEENFRLESGREDERLHCAELEREVTELQQRNQALTSLAQEAQALKDEMDELRQSSERAGQLEATLSSCRRRLGELRELRRQVRQLEERNAGHAERTRQLEDELRRAGSLRTQLEAQRRQVQELQGQRQEEAMKAEKWLFECRNLEEKYESVTKEKERLLAERDSLREANEELRCAQMQPRGLTQADPSLDATSPAVENLAAEILPAELRETLLRLQLENKRLCQQEAADRERQEELQRHLEEANRARHGLETQHRLNQQQLSELRAQVEDLQKALQEQGGKTEDSTLLKRKLEEHLQKLHEADLELQRKREYIEELEPPADSSTRRIEELQHSLQKKDADLRAMEERYRRYVDKARTVIQTLEPKQRLPGGGPPELHALRTQLQERDVHIRHLEQMDFEKSRSQREQEEKLLISAWYNMGMALQQRAGEERAPAHAQSFLAQQRLATNARRGPLGRLASLNMRPTDKH; this is translated from the exons ATGATTGGATTCTGGGGACACGTGATTGAGATAGGTGGACAACAAGGGCAGGCAGCCAGACAGGTCACCCCTAGGAAAGGGGACATTCAGACAGAGAATGGGGCCAAACAGGATGAGATGACCAGAGATTGGGAGgtgaggcagaggaaagaggatgGGGTAGACACATTCAAGGTAGGGGCTGCCTGGCCTCTTCTGGGAGCCTTTGGGACCTGGACACAACTCCTTGCCCCTTCCCAGGTCAGCAATCTGAAGACAATCTTACAGAGCCTGGTAGAGTACTCCCAGGAT gTCCTGGGGCATCCCATTTTGGAGCAGCACCTTCCAGACGTGAGCCTCATTGGCGAGTTCTCAGACCCAGAAGAACTTGGCAAGCTGCTTCAACTGGTGTTGGGCTGTGCCATCAGTTGCGAGAAAAAGCAGG AGCACATCCAGAGAATCATGACACTAGAAGAATCAGTTCAGCATGTGGTGATGGAAGCCATCCAGGAG CTCATGACCAAAGACACCTCTGACTCCCTGTCATTGGAGACATATGGGAACTTTGATAGTCAG TCCCGCAGGTACTACTTCCTGAGTGAGGAGGCTGACGAGGGGGATGAGCTGCGGCAGCGCTGTCTGGACCTGGAGCGGCAG CTGGTACTCCTGTCAGACGAGAAGCAGAGCCTGGCTCAGGAAAACGCGCTGCTGAGGGAGCGGGTGGGCCGGTCGGAGAGTGAGGGTGCCACTGGCCTCACCACCAAGAAGCTGCTGTTGCTGCAGTCCCAGCTGGAGCAGCTGCAGGAGGAGAACTTCAG GCTGGAGAGCGGCAGGGAGGATGAGCGTCTGCACTGTGCCGAGCTGGAACGGGAGGTCACTGAGCTGCAGCAGCGGAACCAGGCGCTGACCAGCCTGGCCCAGGAGGCGCAGGCCCTGAAGGATGAAATGGATGAGCTTCG GCAGTCCTCGGAGCGTGCTGGGCAGCTGGAGGCCACGCTGAGCAGCTGCCGGCGCCGCCTGGGCGAGCTGCGGGAGTTGCGGCGGCAGGTGCGGCAGCTGGAGGAGCGCAATGCTGGCCACGCCGAGCGCACGCGGCAGCTGGAGGATGAGCTGCGCCGGGCCGGCTCCCTGCGCACCCAGCTAGAGGCTCAGCGGCGGCAG GTTCAGGAACTGCAGGGCCAGCGGCAGGAGGAAGCCATGAAAGCCGAGAAATGGCTATTCGAGTGCCGCAATCTGGAGGAAAAGTATGAGTCGGTGACGAAGGAGAAGGAG CGGCTGTTGGCAGAGCGGGACTCCCTGCGGGAGGCCAATGAGGAGCTGCGCTGCGCCCAGATGCAGCCTCGGGGGCTGACCCAGGCCG ACCCCTCACTGGACGCCACCTCACCGGCTGTGGAAAACTTAGCAGCTGAGATCCTACCTGCGGAGCTCAG GGAGACACTCCTGCGGCTTCAGCTGGAGAACAAGCGCCTGTGCCAGCAGGAGGCGGCCGATCGGGAGCGGCAGGAGGAGCTGCAGCGCCACCTGGAGGAGGCCAACCGTGCGCGCCACGGGCTGGAGACGCAGCACCG gcTGAACCAGCAGCAGCTGTCGGAGCTGCGGGCCCAGGTGGAGGACCTGCAGAAGGCCCTGCAGGAGCAGGGGGGCAAGACTGAGGAC TCAACACTGCTgaagaggaagctggaggaaCATCT GCAGAAGCTGCACGAGGCAGATTTGGAGCTGCAGCGGAAGCGCGAATACATCGAGGAGCTGGAGCCTCCTGCAGACAGCAGCA CCCGGCGTATTGAGGAGCTGCAGCACAGCCTGCAGAAGAAGGACGCAGACTTGCGGGCCATGGAGGAGCGGTACCGCCGCTACGTGGACAAGGCACGCACG GTCATACAGACCCTGGAACCCAAGCAGCGGCTGCCTGGGGGGGGTCCCCCAGAACTCCATGCCCTGAGGACACAACTCCAGGAGCGGGATGTCCACATCCGGCACTTAGAG CAGATGGACTTTGAGAAGAGTCGAAGTCAGCGGGAGCAGGAAGAAAAGCTGCTCATCAGTGCCTGGTATAATATG ggcaTGGCTCTGCAGCAGCGAGCTGGGGAAGAGCGGGCACCCGCCCATGCCCAGTCGTTCCTGGCACAGCAGCGGCTGGCCACCAATGCTCGCCGAGGACCTCTGGGACGCCTAGCATCCCTGAACATGCGCCCCACTGACAAGCACTGA